A genomic stretch from Patescibacteria group bacterium includes:
- the ybeY gene encoding rRNA maturation RNase YbeY: protein MSNNAMVQNFAIENTTKGKLPSLPFLRIKERVLGKHYELSVVFIGDKRSRDLNKRYRGKDRPTNILSFPLSASEGEIFINLRQAKKDAPRFKKRYNTFVGFLFIHGLLHLRGLEHGVSMEREEEKFMRAFRI, encoded by the coding sequence ATGTCGAACAACGCAATGGTCCAAAACTTTGCAATAGAGAACACCACTAAAGGCAAGCTTCCGAGCTTGCCTTTTCTGCGCATAAAAGAACGCGTTCTGGGAAAACACTACGAATTAAGCGTCGTTTTTATCGGCGACAAAAGATCGCGCGACCTCAATAAACGCTATCGCGGGAAAGACCGACCGACCAATATATTGAGTTTCCCTCTTTCGGCAAGCGAAGGCGAGATATTTATCAACCTACGCCAAGCTAAAAAAGATGCGCCTCGCTTTAAAAAACGTTATAATACATTCGTCGGATTCTTGTTTATCCATGGTCTTTTGCATCTGAGAGGCCTGGAACACGGCGTCTCCATGGAACGGGAGGAAGAGAAGTTCATGCGCGCCTTCAGGATTTGA